A segment of the Leptolyngbya sp. NIES-3755 genome:
CATCCGTATCGGACTTCAATAGCTTTGCGTTCTGAAACTGCGGATAAGCTTCGAGAATACTCTGTAAACTGCGAATGGGAATTTTGCTATCTGAGTCTGAAGCTTTTACGATCGTTGCTGTTCCTGATTGATGATGAATTTGCTCGATCGAAAGAGTGGTATCTTCCTCACCTACAAAGCAAGCTTCAATCTCAACTCTGTCTAAAATCGCTGCATTATGCTCTAGATAAGGTGTAAAGCTAGAACTTCCTTCGATACACAGAATTGGAATATCAGCATAATTCCGAATCAGTGCAGCACTATCGCCCACATTTGCACCAATGTCGATCGCGCTTGCATCTGGGTATTTCTGAAAAACGGCTTGAGCAATGTAACCCAATGAAGTGTCATATCTTTGCCAAGCTTGTTGATAACGGTCTAGAGCATGATCGAGCGGCAACAAAAGCGAATAACGCCCAATCGAATGAATCTTAGCCTCTAGTCCACTCTGATTAAGTTCGAGTAATTCAGCAAAAACAGTTTCTAGCTGCTCAACCGCTTTGATTTGACTAAATTCGCTGACTGCTCTCGACTGACCACAACGAGCGATCGACTCCCATTGATCCGAGTCGATCGCCAAAGTTGCCAGCACATCCGCGAGTTCGATCGAATTCTCTGACTCAAACAAAAGTCCATCAACTCCATGCTGATTGATAATTTCGCCAGCGCCCCCGGTTCCACTGGTTACTAAAGTCAATCCTGCTGACATTGCTTCAATTTGACTAATTCCAAAAGGCTCTTCAAAGCGCGATGGAAACACAAGAACATTGTGTGTTTTGTAGAGGTCTTTTAACTGTTGCCGCGAAAGTGCACCTGTGAATTGAATGCTGTCCTGTAAGTTCTCAGCAATGACAAAAGATTTCAGAGCTTCGACAAACTCAGGCTGAAACGTTCCACCTGCGATCGTGGCGCTAAACTCAATCCCGCTCGCATTCAGAATCGATAATGCCTCAAGCAGAACATCCGGTCCTTTGTAGGGCATGACTAAGCTTGCATAGGCAATTCTGAGTCGATCGCGGTTTGGCAGTTCTGGTTGATAAAACGCTTCAACATCTGCTCCCGGATAAATCGTCTGAACGTTCGAGGTCGGATATCCCTGCGAAGCGAGACTATGAATCACCCAATCGCTGCAAGTGATATAGCGGTAAATCGATCGCTGCGGTGAGCATTCAACCGGATAGCCTGGTTGAAAATTCATGACATAATGTGCGATCGGAATTTTTCGGCTCAAGAGTACATCAATCAGTTCAACGCCTACTGTCAAAAAATCTACGTTTCCAGCAAAACAAACATCAGGCTGAAACGCATCAATCTGCTGATTCAGGACTTGAACATTATGATGGAGTCGATCGCGGACTGTCTCTTCATCAAACCATCTTGTCTCTCCAGACCACTCACCCAACAGTTGAAAACATCGATCAATACAGGGTTCTGCATAACGGCTTTCATGCACTCCAAAAAATTCTGGAGTGTCGCTGGTCAGTACTAAAACTTGATGCCCGCGATGTTGTAAAAGCCGGGCAAAATCTGCGATCGATCTTTCATATCCACCCAGCACTTGAGGCGGGTAAAGGTTTGTCAGAACTAGAATCTTGAGCGACTTTGCGATTTCTGTTGAAACACCGCGATCGGAAATGGCTGAAGCAGTCAAAGCAACCTCCAGATATCAATACTGTTCAATCACGATCGCTCAGCTTTGGACGTAGATTTCCCACATCTGTTGGTAAGCTCGTTCCATTTCACGAGTGAACTGTTTACCATTCCACAGGGGAGACGATCGCTTGGATTGATGTAGCTTAGAAACAACGCTTTGCCGTAGGGCTGCATCCGTTCCGAGGCGTACACCCCATTCAATATACTCGCGATCGCTAAAAGCGATCCCTTCAGTTACACCGACATTCATCATCATGGTGTAACTATTGCGGGCAGCAAATTGCTCACCCACACGAGTCACAATCGGAATTTCTCGCCAAAGTGTTTCAAGCGTAGTCGTTGCGCCGTTATACGGGAAAGTATCGAGAACGATATCCGCGATCGCTAAATTCGCTCGATGACTGGGAACGGATGGATCAATTTTTGGAAAACGTAAGCGATCGTGTGAAACTCCAACTTCGTCTGCAATATCGAAGAAGAAGGTTTGAACGGACTTGCTATCTGCATAGCCTTTAATCAAGAGATAGCTATTTGGGACTTCTTTAATAATTTGCAGTTGCAGCTTTGCCGTATCTCGATGGCGTTTATAGCCTGCTTGTGAGGTGAGGAAAACAACTGCATCCTCTGGAATGTCTAGGTCTTCACGTCGCAGCGATGGAGCATCCACTTCAAACCCATCTACCCCAATGTAAGCCTGAGGCAATCGCCAAATTTTCTCGCTGTAGTAACTCTCTGCTGCCTCTGGTAGAACATAAGGATCAGCAATAAAATAGTCAACAGCCGGAACCCCTGACGCATCCCAGCCTAGCCAAGTCGCTTGCACCGGAGCAGGTCTGAGCGCCATGACTTCACAAGTAAGATCAAGCGTAATGCTATCGAGATCGATCAGAATATCGATTTCATCTTCATAGATTTGCTCGGCAATGGTAATCGCAGGTGTGATCACTGAGATGGGACGCATGTGATCGGCGCGAGTGGCGAATACCGCTTGAATCGGATCGTCGTTCTCTTGATAGCTGATCATGTAAGCGTAGATTTGAAAGCGATCGTGTTCATGATGGTTGAACAGCCAACGCGCTAACCACCCCACCGAATGATGCTTCATGCAGTAGGACAAGTAACCAATTCTGAGCGGTCTTGTCGGATTCGCTTGCCAAGCTTGAATTCGCTCTGAAAACTGAAACTTCTGGACTTGCTCTGCATACTGAAGCCGCTTATTGTTCTGGCAAAGCTCCATCAATTGGTTTTGTAGCGGTCGCCAGAGATCGGGTCGGTCTTTGCAGTAAACCAGGTGATAAGCAGCATTGAACAGTCGCGTGACTTGTAGTGAAGAAAGATCGCTGGGTTGCTGCTCCACAAGGGTTTGAAGTAAGTCGTACTGCTGTTGTGCAGTGGCGATCGCTTCTTCCCAATAGCCGCCTGCACTCAGCAATCCCCGCAGCAGAATATGTCCTGTGATCAGTTTGTCTGCCAGTGAGTTCACCTCCTCAAAGTGACGTTTGGCAACCGCAATTCCTTCATCGTAATTCAGAGCATTCTGATGGAATAACGCCAAATCGTTAAGCAAATCTGGAACGTTCTGAGATTGTAAAACGATCGTGATTAGTTCTGCTGCTTCTTTTGCTCGACCTAACTCGTGACCCAATCTAAATGCAGTACCCACGAGCAGATCATACCAAGCCTCAGCGTTAGAGATCCGAGTTCCACAAAGCTTGAGCAGTTCAAAAATCTCTGGTGAGGGCAGAACTTGACCAAAAACGCGCCGAATAGCTGTAAACGCTAAAGTTTGACTAAATTCGGGCTGTTCGGTTTGAAGTTGATCAATCAGCCCAATTTCAGCAAAAATAGCGGGTGTAAATAATCCGATCTCGATCGAGAGTTGGACCAGATGCCACAAATTATCAATGTGATTGGGTGAAACTTCTCGAATATGTTGGCGGATTGCCCAAGCCATTGAATAATCACACAGCGATTCGCGGCGTTCTGCTTCGGTTTGCAACACCTGAACTAGCTCTAAAACACTTTGCTCTTGCTGCTCTGAATCAGCTTCGGAAAGCGCAAGTAGCCAAGTCGTTTGGGCTTCTGCTTCTTCTCCTTGCAGCAATAACAGCAAGCCATAGTGCCAGTAATACAGTTTTTGCTCCGGTTCGTCAGCGATCGCTTGCTCGTAGAGGGTTGCAGCCTGAGCGTACTGTCCTTGAACTAAATAATCATGGGCTTGCTGTTGCCAGGATAAAGACGGATCAGTCGGGGGCGTTGACAGCATCGTCATAGGGAATCCACACAAAGAACGTATTGAGTATCGACAACGGTTACACCAAAATAACGCGCAAAAGCAAAGTGGACAGAATGAATCTGCCCACCTCAAAACCGTTTACGGTGTTACGAGCAATCTAGTTGTTCACTTGAGCCGTGCCAGTGCCGCAACTGATTGAATCAGCGCCACTTGCTGGAACGTTTGGCGCGGATGGAGTAGCCGTACCAGGGCTGTTCGCTTCGCACAATCCTGCAACGAAGTTCGATTGAGTTGTCGGAGTGCTGACCGATTGGCTACCATTGAAACTGGTGATGTTTGCGCTAATCGTCGTAGCGAATACACCGCCAACATATGCTTTGAGCGTTGCCACGTTCGGAATGCCAAAGTTGTTGACAGCGGTGAGCGGACCAGTAGCACCAGTAGGTGCTTTAGCAGTGTAAGTGTAGTTGGTGGTTGTCTTCGCCACGACTCCAGCCAGTTGTGCCAATTCAGTTGCAAAAGTTCCATTGGTGGAATAGTACTCTTGCTGAGCACGGTTCACACTGCCCACATACTGCTTCGATTCAGACTGCTTCGCCTTGTTCGATTGGTTGAGGAACGAAGGAAGCGCGATCGCCGACAAGATACCAATGATGATGATCACCACGAGCAATTCGATCAGGGTGAAACCACCCTCTCTCTTTTTCGACACCAAATGGTTGAGGAATTTTGCCTTCAGTTCAGATTTCATGAGAAACGTTTCTCCTTTAAGGTGCGGTTTGTTTGAACTTCTAACGCCTGAATCTAATCTGCCCAGCCTGATCAAGTTTCATATCACCGCACCTCAAAAGGAATTTTACTCCGTAGTTTCAACCATGACGTAGCCCATCTCTTCAAGCGGCAGCAGCAGATTTTTAATCAAATCAAATGCTTCTGTTTCTGGTGTGGGTTCTAATGTAACGGGATTAAAGGGTCGGAGTTTCTGCCACCATTGCACCAACGCATTCATCGGTTGTGGCATTTCGAGCAAGGGCAGTAAACATCCAGCACTGAGACTATCTACGGCAACGGCATGATTGACTAACTGCAAATAGTCACTAAGCTGAAACGCTTTCAACTGCGTCACACACATCGTCAGATCTTGCTTAAATTCATCTTTGTGGAGTTGCGGATTAATGTGAATCGTTGCCGATCGCCATTGTTCATCTGTCCATTCGGAAATTGGAGTATAGGAATGTTCATGTCCTTGATGACCACACCAGATATCGAGCAAGCGATTATGAGGATGCAACAATTCAACCAGATAAAGCTGTTCTTCTACTGTTTTCTCTGCAAGACTCATCACGATCGAGAAAGGCAGTTCATCAATATCCATGAAGAGTGACATCAAATCCCAGTCCCGCCAATTGACCATCGAGGCAAATTCTAAGTCTGCTTCTCGAAGCGCTGCAAAGAATTCTGGAATTGTCCAACCTTTATCACCTTCGAGCAAGTAGTTTGCTAGAACAGTTTGATCATCCGTTTCAAAGTTGGAATTCCAGCCTCTAAGTTTGAGCATTACATTGTTCTTGAGGCACTTCATCGTTTGCCGAACAAGCTGCACATTTTCTTCGGGTTCACCGCCTGACATTAAACCTACTTGGCTAAAAAACTTCTGAGCGCTGAGATAAACCGCTCGCTGCAATGAACTATGAAAATTGGTGCGAAGAATACCATCCGGTTTCAGCACTTCTCGCATCGCCTTCAATCCCGCGATCGGATCTGGCAGCAAATACAACACCTCATCATTATTGATGTAGTCGAACTGCATTCCCAAACTGGGCAAATCTTCCAGCGCGATCGCATGAAATTCTGCATTCTCGATGTTGTGATACTGCAATCGTTTCCGTGCTAGATCGACCGATGCGGGAGAAAGATCGATGCCGACAATTTTCGCGCCTGGATTCGCGATCGCCAATTCCAGCGATTTATATCCGGTTCCACACCCTGCATCGAGAATGACTTTCCCCGCAGGTGTAATCACTTTCTGATTGCGACGATAGTATGCCGTTACCAAACTGTGAATGTAAAGAGTTCTCGGATTTTTCGGAAATTCTTCTAGTGGCGTTCTCGGATAAGGTGCATTATCGAACTGCTGACGCATCTTTTCCAGAAAGTCAGACTTAAGCGGAGTCATGGTCATCGTCGGTTCTCCCGAATAGCCGAAAATTCCCTCCAATATGCCTGCACGATTCAGATTGACCTCCGTAATGATGCGGGTCAATTAGAAATGGAAAATGGTCGATCGCGCTTTTCACGCAATTAGAACCTTTATACTGAAATCAGAAAATCCCGTTGCAAGGAGGCTCGATCGATGGTCACTCAACCGCAACTCAATGAAATCATTTACCCGGAAGGCGATGGCAAGCCAATGGCAGACAATACCAAGCAATTTCGCTGGATTGTGGTGATTGAGCAAAATCTAGAATGGCTGTTCGCAGATGATCCGAACGTATTTGTGGCAGGCGATCTTCTGTGGTATCCGGTCGAGGGCAATAATCGGTTATGCACGGCTCCCGATGCGATGGTAGTGTTTGGTAGACCTAAAGGCGATCGAGGTTCTTACCTGCAATGGGAAGAGGAGAATCTGCCGCCGCAAGTGGTTTTTGAGATTCTGTCTCCGGGCAATACACCTCGCGAAATGGGTCGAAAATTGGTGTTCTACAACACTTATGGCGTAGAAGAATACTACATCTATGACCCAGATCGAAATCAATTAGAAGGATGGTGTCGATCGGAAGATGAACTCCTCGATCAAATTGAATCGATCGACGGCTGGACCAGTCCTCGATTGGGCATTCGATTCCAACTGGGTGAAGAATTGCAGCTATATCGACCCGATGGAGTGCCCTTTTTCTCGTTTGCTCAAATCAATCAGATGTTAGACGAAGAACGCCAGCGAGCCGAACAAGAACGACAAAGAGCAGACGAGGAACGACGAAGAGCGGAAGAATCTGAACAACGTGCAGAACAAGAGCGGCAAAGAGCCGAAGAAATGGAAAAATTGCTGCAACAATATCGAGAGCGATTCGGAGAACTAAACCTAGAGTAAGAAATTTCAGGATTGCAGTCTAGAAATCCAACACCTAAGAAAATCACGTGCCATAATGGTGAGGCTGAAAATCCGTAGGGGAAAAGATAGCACTCCCAACCACTTAATTGAAGGAGAAAAAATGGCACGAGTGATGGTCGTTGGAGCGGGTGGAGTGAGCCGCGTTGTAACTCACAAACTTGCTGCACTGGAAGAGTTTGATGAAATTCTACTCGCCAGCAGGACTCTGGAACGATGTAATACGATCGCCGAAAGTATATCGTCCAAGTCTATTCAGACCGCACAATTGGATGCGGATAACGTGCCCGAAACCGTCAAGCTACTCAAAGCGTTTCGCCCCGATATTCTGATCAATGTGGCTCTGCCTTATCAAGATCTGTCGCTGATGGATGCCTGCCTCGAAGCAGGTGTGAACTATCTCGACACGGCAAATTATGAGCCTCCTGACAATCCGAAATTCGAGTATCGCTGGCAGTGGGCTTATCAAGAACGCTTTTTTGATGCGGGATTGACGGCAATTCTGGGCTGTGGGTTCGATCCAGGCGTGACTGGAATTTTTACGGCTTACGCACTGAAACATCATTTTGATGAGATTCACGAACTCGATATCGTGGATTGCAATGCAGGGAGCCACGGTCGAGCGTTTGCGACCAATTTCAACCCGGAAATCAATATTCGTGAGATTACGCAGCCGGGTCGCTATTACGAAAAAGGCGAATGGGTGACGGTTCCACCGCTGTCGATTCATCAGCCTGTGGACTATCCCGAAATTGGCGATCGAGAGTCGTATCTTCTCTATCACGAAGAGCTTGAATCGTTGGTAAAACACATTCCAACGCTGAAACGAGCACGATTCTGGATGACGTTTTCGGAGAATTATTTGATGTATCTCCGAGTGCTGGAAACGTTGGGATTGACTCGGATTGATCCGATCGATTACCACGGAACTCCAGTCGTGCCATTGAAACTCCTGAAGAAGTTATTGCCTGATCCGTCTTCGTTGGCGGCGACTTATACGGGACAAACCTCGATCGGGTGTCATTTGCGTGGCATCAAGAATGGTCAACCGCAGCAGTATTACATCTACAACAATTGTGATCACGCCGAAGCTTACCAGGAAGTGGGAGCACAAGCGATTTCTTACACAACAGGTGTTCCTGCGGCTTTGGGTGCATTGATGGTGGTGAGTGGTGTTTGGCAAAAACCAGGCGTGTTTAATGTCGAACAGCTTGATCCCGATCCGTTCTTGCAACGATTAGGCGCAATGGGATTACCTTGGCATGAGGTGATTGGTCAATCTTCTCCGTTTGCTGGAGTGTAAGGGATGATCAATGATACTGTGATGGCGACCATTCCGTCGCCCTGTTTTGTGCTGGATGAGGCACGATTGGAACGGAATTTGCAGATCTTCGATCGAGTTCAGCAAGCCGCTCCCGTTAAGGTGCTTTTGGCGTTGAAAGCGTATGCCTTGTTTCATTCGTTTCCGCTGATTAGTAAAACGCTATCGGGAGCTTCAGCAAGTTCGCTCTGGGAAGCTCGGTTGGCAGCAGAAGAATTTGGAGGTGCATTGCATGTCTATTCGCCTGCTTATCGAGATCAGGATTTGCCGGAATTGCTCGATCGAGCAACCCATTTGACGTTTAATTCGCTTAGTCAGTGGGAGCGATCGCCAAAAGGAGCAACTTCGATCGGACTTCGGATCAATCCACTTTATTCGCCAGTCAAAACGGCTCTGTACAATCCTTGCCAACCAGGATCGCGGCTTGGAGTTCATCCAGAGCAATTAGGCGATCGCTTACCTGAAGGAATCAGTGGCTTTCTGTCTCACAATCTGTGTGAAAGCGATTCTTTTGCATTGGAGAAAACGCTTCAGCAGATTGAGCAGCACTATGGTCACTTGTTACCTCAGATCCAGTGGTTGAATTTAGGTGGCGGACATCTGATGACGCATGAGAACTATGATGTCGATCACGCGATCGCAGTTCTGAATGCGTTTCACGATCGTTATCCTCATTTGCAGTTGTATCTAGAACCGGGAAGCGCGATCGTTTGGCAAACGGGCGATTTAGTTGGCACTGTTCTCGATTTGATTCCAACAAACGACTTCACTCATGTGATGCTGGATGTGTCTTTCACAGCACACATGCCTGATTGTTTGGAGATGCCTTATCAACCAGAAATTGAAGGAGCATCACAGTCTGGAGACTATCGCTTAGGAGGATCAAGCTGTTTAGCTGGAGATTTCCTCGGTGATTATGGGTTCGATCGACCGCTATCGATCGGCGATCGACTCGTCTTTAAGGACATGATGCACTACACAATGGTGAAAAGCACCATGTTCAATGGAGTTGCACATCCTGCGATCGGCTGTCTCAAAAAAGATGGATCGTTTGAATTGTGGCGGGAATTTGGCTACGAGGATTATCGATCGAGAGTCGGTTAAGGAAAATAGCGAGAATCTGCGATCGCGAAAATCATGTTTTACCATTTGATTTAATGCGATCGTGGATTTTTTTCTATGGGCAAGAGCAAGAAAGGGAAACCAGAGTGGATCAAAGAAACCCTGGAAATTGATAAAAATCATGGTTGGGAGTCGAAACCAGGCTATAAGATTTTCGTCGCGGGACGAGGCGCGGTGAGGTTTGATGTTCCGCAAAATTGGCACTTTGAACCCGATGAGAAGTCGTTTCGATTTCTTGACGCGCCGCCGCCGAAAGATGATTGTCGGTTAGAAGTTTCTTACAATCATTTGCCGAAACAGGATTGGAGTTTATTTCCGTTAGCGCATACGGTGAAAAAGATTGCGACTGACGATCGACGAGATGTGATCGAAGTGGGAAACGTTGTAACGCTGAAACGTCAAACGGCTCGAATTGCTTGGATACAAATTAAGTTCATCGACTCCAATGAGGAGCGCGAGGCGTATTCTCGAATCTGTGTCGGGCTTGGCTCAAGTGTTCAATGTTTGATCACGTTTGACTATTGGGCGGATCAGGCGGAAAAGCTGACTCCGGTTTGGGACGAGGTGATGAATACGCTCGTGTTGGGATTGTACATTCGTGATCCGAGAACTGGGTTTGCGATGCCAGATTAAACCTGCTCTGAGTTCAATCCCAAAGCAGGTTCAGAGATCTACAGATTGACGAACTGTCCGCCAATACTAATCGTGCGAGTCTCGATCGTGCCCAAGTTAAATTGGTAAACGGTGAAAAAGACGTGATTTTTCTCCGTAATATAGCCTTGAGCAATATAGGTTTTGACCCCAACCGGAAACACTCCACCCACATCACACAGCATCTTTTGGTCAGTCGGTAGATTCGGCTGAGTACAAACCCGACTTTGCCAATTTTGCACTAAATACTGGGCGTAATCTTCTTTTGAAGGACGGTTCAACATTGCCAACATCGTAGCCGCGATCGAGACTCCAATTAACAGTGATTTCATGAGGGTTCTCCGGTAGGTTGGTCGAGCGCATTCGATGGACGGTGCTGAAGTTCCGTTAAACGGTTCTGAGTTCGATCGAGCCAATGATCACATTCCTGAATCAAGGCAACATACCGTCCTCGAATCACGTTCAACTCTTGGTTACAGGTTGTTTCTAGACGATTGAGTTGCGTCTCAAACCATTGCTGCTCACGAGCTTCAACTTGATGAGGTGCACCGATTCTGATCACAGGTGGCTTTGTTTTCCGTAATCCGATCGAGTCCTGTTTGAACTGCTCGAAACATTCAGAAATTAAGCGATCGCATTCTTCGGCTAACTGTTGTCGTCGCTGTTGAAGAAAACAAACTTCAGCATCAAGTTCAATCATTTCTTTGGTGGTCAGACTGGTATTCGGATTGTCCTGAGTCAACCAATTGATATAGTGATCAATCTTGAATTCCTTCAATTCCAAATCACTTGGAATCAATTTCAACTCCTTAAGCGTTCTAACGATCGAGTTCATGACGATATTGCTCCTTTAATTCGTCGTAACGGTCGGGTGCATTCACATACTTGGATTGGTAGCCTGCAATTAACCACAGCAAGGTCACAGGAAACAAAGCTCCGATCGCTCCAATCAGTTGGCTTTCTTGTTCGAGTAGCTTGAACGCGATCACGCCTTCGACTAACGTTGATCCGATCGCAAATACGATCGTCAACAGCGCAGGTCTGAGTTGATGTTTCGCCTCCACTTCTTCGAGCAGTTCGAGTTGAACCTGGGTGTACCAAGTATCAGGATTAAGCTTCTCCATTGGAATTCTCCGGTGATAAGCGTGATAACAAGATGCTGCGAACTTGGTTCGTATTCTGTTTGAACTTCAGATCGGTTAAAACTTCCGTCGCCGCTGCTTGAGTGAAATAGCAAGCAACTCCGCCTCCAAGTAGTCCGATCGAGAAAGCAAAGTCATCTCCTCCAGCTTGTTGGGCTAACAATCGAGGAGCCAAACTGAACGTGAATGCGCCTAATGCAAAAACCATCAGCTTCAAACAGATTCGCTGATCCCGCGTTAACCGTTTCAAGCTCAGTGCTTCTAATTCCTCAATACGTGACTGTGCAAATTGTCTTCGGGCTTCTTGTGCAAGTGCAGCAAAAACATGTGCTCGATAGTCGGCTGGAAGCGCCAAGATGATTTCAGGTGAAAGCTTGCGCCACCAAGCTAAACGAATTCGTCGATCGATCATTGAGCCATCTCCAAAAGCTAGGATTTACGTGCCAGATCAAATGCCCATTTCAGCCCGCTATCACTATCGCGATAAGGAACGATTTGAGTTCTCGGACTTTCTTTGAAAGCTGTAATCCACTGACTTTGAAGTGTTGCTTCTGAACCCACAATCAAAACCACTCCGCGCTGAGCAATTCGCTCTTGAATCCAGTGTTTGATCTGCTGCCAATCGATCGCAGTTTGTCCGTCTGCAACTTCCGCTGCTTGAATCACAAAGATTGCAACGACTGGAGCTTGATTCTGTAATTGCACATGTTGTACCTGTGTTGACCAATCTCGAACGGCACTCATTAACGCGGTTCCAGGAGCATGTCCCAGACTCGCATCAGGATCAAGAATGCGATCGCAGCGACTTCGTAAATTATTCTGCGCTTGCGGTTGATAGGTTGTGTTTTGCCACTGTGTGATTCGATCTGCAAATTGAGCATCGACGATCGCATCTTTCGGTTTGAGAAAAGTCAACCGCTGCCGACAGAGAGTGATCACCTCAGCTTTGAACGGCTGATTGGACGTGGATACATCGACATACAACGTACTCGTAACGGCTTGAGGCTTAAAAAACAGGGATGAACTAATGAGAACAAATAAAAATCCGAGCGTGAATAAAATCAGAGGAGATTTCCAAACGGGAGAATTTGGAATGGGATGAGTGTTCGGTCGAGTGCTGAGTTTCATTTTCAACTCTGGAGAGATTTTGTGAGATAATGCGGTCTCATCGCAAAAAGCAGTCTCGTATCCGCTGAATCGACTAGCCGGGTGACTGAGGAGATCCATTCGTTGTGGAAGGAGCGATCGTTCCTGTGATGAATGTGACCTCAGATTCAGTTGCGGTTAGATTGGCTCAATCAAATCGTCTTGATGAATCAAACGCGGCAGCGGAGTCAATCTTGCATAAATTTCAAGAACCTATGACAAACACGCTGATCCACTCCTCTGTTTCACCAAACGCAGGTGAAGCTTTAAACTTGCTAATATGTGAATTTTTTGTAACAATAGCTGTCAATTCCTTGCTCTCCGAGTCTGTGGCGCTGAAGGAGATGCGGTGTCGATGTCGGTAAGCGATTTAGAACGATATTTACTCAGGGATGACATTGATGCGGGAAAAAGACTGTTAACACAAAGGACATATCGAGAGAGCGTTCGCCAAATTGCTAGAGGACTGCTCAATCGGTCGTTTCCGCAATATTTAGAGGATGCAATCCAAGAGGCAGAAACACACACTCTCGAAAAAGCTCACAGGCATGAATTTCTCGCAGCTTTGTTCTGTAAAGCGTTTAGGCAGCAGGGAGGAAAGGTTACTCGCAAACGCAATTCGGCGCATCGAATTAATGAAATTCCGCCCGCAATTATAGAACGAGCGAGACAAATTGGTTCGGAGCAGGGAATTGAGATTGCTTGTGGTTCATTTTGTTTCTGTGAAGAGTTCAATCTCGCAGGTCAGTCTATAACGCTCTTGACTTGCGATCATCCATTGCGAAAGGCTGTGATCGAACTCGCACTGGGGGAGAATGGGGTCTGCACTGCTACATTACACGAGTTCTATACTTGGCATCGCTTCGTTGCTAAAAACAAAATTCGGGATTGTCTTCGACGGTATGTAACTCAAGCGCTACCGAGTCTCGATCGAGTGGATCAACTGGGAAATCGCTGGATTGATTCTATTTCCGATGAAGACACAAATCGAGATCTTGAAGAGGAGATCGATCGAGAACAAATCCGGCAGCAGACCCTTCGATGTCTTAAACAAATCGATCGCTTATTTCCAAATCAGCGCTACATTGAGCTATGTCGCAAACTTTACAAGGAGAACAACACTCAAAAACAAGTTGCAGACGCATGGGGGCTGAGTGAAGGTGCTGTGAGTCGGCGACTGAGAACTTTAATACAGAAAATTCGTCAATGTCTGAAAAAAGCTCAAGTTGAAGTTCCAGAAGACAATCAAGCTCAGCGGCGACGATCGCAGAAGGGCTACGATTCGTGATAGAATACTTTGCTAAACGAATATACTTGATACTTAGATCAATCT
Coding sequences within it:
- a CDS encoding glycosyltransferase of family GT4 (similar to AA sequence:cyanobase_aa:SynWH7803_0115) produces the protein MTASAISDRGVSTEIAKSLKILVLTNLYPPQVLGGYERSIADFARLLQHRGHQVLVLTSDTPEFFGVHESRYAEPCIDRCFQLLGEWSGETRWFDEETVRDRLHHNVQVLNQQIDAFQPDVCFAGNVDFLTVGVELIDVLLSRKIPIAHYVMNFQPGYPVECSPQRSIYRYITCSDWVIHSLASQGYPTSNVQTIYPGADVEAFYQPELPNRDRLRIAYASLVMPYKGPDVLLEALSILNASGIEFSATIAGGTFQPEFVEALKSFVIAENLQDSIQFTGALSRQQLKDLYKTHNVLVFPSRFEEPFGISQIEAMSAGLTLVTSGTGGAGEIINQHGVDGLLFESENSIELADVLATLAIDSDQWESIARCGQSRAVSEFSQIKAVEQLETVFAELLELNQSGLEAKIHSIGRYSLLLPLDHALDRYQQAWQRYDTSLGYIAQAVFQKYPDASAIDIGANVGDSAALIRNYADIPILCIEGSSSFTPYLEHNAAILDRVEIEACFVGEEDTTLSIEQIHHQSGTATIVKASDSDSKIPIRSLQSILEAYPQFQNAKLLKSDTDGFDFSILKSSIALLSSMLPVLHFEYDITFHKNAEVDAIDTLKNLAEIGYERFLVYDNFGNYLIGLSSCDVEKFRDLTAYLVSNRRVSGTPAVYYFDVCAFGAADIDVFETVRQLELDVFDRSRG
- a CDS encoding TPR repeat-containing protein (similar to AA sequence:cyanobase_aa:LBDG_13110) codes for the protein MTMLSTPPTDPSLSWQQQAHDYLVQGQYAQAATLYEQAIADEPEQKLYYWHYGLLLLLQGEEAEAQTTWLLALSEADSEQQEQSVLELVQVLQTEAERRESLCDYSMAWAIRQHIREVSPNHIDNLWHLVQLSIEIGLFTPAIFAEIGLIDQLQTEQPEFSQTLAFTAIRRVFGQVLPSPEIFELLKLCGTRISNAEAWYDLLVGTAFRLGHELGRAKEAAELITIVLQSQNVPDLLNDLALFHQNALNYDEGIAVAKRHFEEVNSLADKLITGHILLRGLLSAGGYWEEAIATAQQQYDLLQTLVEQQPSDLSSLQVTRLFNAAYHLVYCKDRPDLWRPLQNQLMELCQNNKRLQYAEQVQKFQFSERIQAWQANPTRPLRIGYLSYCMKHHSVGWLARWLFNHHEHDRFQIYAYMISYQENDDPIQAVFATRADHMRPISVITPAITIAEQIYEDEIDILIDLDSITLDLTCEVMALRPAPVQATWLGWDASGVPAVDYFIADPYVLPEAAESYYSEKIWRLPQAYIGVDGFEVDAPSLRREDLDIPEDAVVFLTSQAGYKRHRDTAKLQLQIIKEVPNSYLLIKGYADSKSVQTFFFDIADEVGVSHDRLRFPKIDPSVPSHRANLAIADIVLDTFPYNGATTTLETLWREIPIVTRVGEQFAARNSYTMMMNVGVTEGIAFSDREYIEWGVRLGTDAALRQSVVSKLHQSKRSSPLWNGKQFTREMERAYQQMWEIYVQS
- a CDS encoding general secretion pathway protein H (similar to AA sequence:cyanobase_aa:Ava_0345), whose product is MKSELKAKFLNHLVSKKREGGFTLIELLVVIIIIGILSAIALPSFLNQSNKAKQSESKQYVGSVNRAQQEYYSTNGTFATELAQLAGVVAKTTTNYTYTAKAPTGATGPLTAVNNFGIPNVATLKAYVGGVFATTISANITSFNGSQSVSTPTTQSNFVAGLCEANSPGTATPSAPNVPASGADSISCGTGTAQVNN